In one window of Rhodopseudomonas palustris HaA2 DNA:
- the ettA gene encoding energy-dependent translational throttle protein EttA gives MARQFVYFMQGLTKAYPTRKVLDNVHLSFYPDAKIGVLGVNGAGKSTLLKIMAGIDKEYTGEAWVADGARVGYLEQEPQLDAALNVRENVMLGVAKQKAILDRYNELAMNYSEETADEMTALQDQIESAGLWDLDSQVDQAMDALRCPPDDADVTKLSGGERRRVALCKLLLDRPELLLLDEPTNHLDAESVSWLENHLRNYPGAILIVTHDRYFLDNVTSWILELDRGKGIPYEGNYSSWLVQKQKRLLQEGREDAAHQKTLEREQEWIASSPKARQAKSKARYQRYDELLAKASEKQTQTAQIIIPVAERLGNNVVEFDHLTKGFGDKLLIDDLTFKLPPGGIVGVIGPNGAGKTTLFRMITGQEKPDGGTITVGETVHLGYVDQSRDSLDAKKTVWEEISGGNEQILLGKKEVNSRGYCSSFNFKGGDQQKKVGSLSGGERNRVHLAKMLKSGANVLLLDEPTNDLDVDTLRALEEALEDFAGCAVIISHDRWFLDRIATHILAFEDDSHVEWFEGNFQDYEKDKMRRLGQDAIIPHRAKYKKLTR, from the coding sequence ATGGCTCGCCAGTTCGTTTACTTCATGCAGGGCCTGACCAAGGCCTATCCGACCCGCAAGGTGCTGGATAACGTCCATTTGTCGTTCTATCCCGACGCCAAGATCGGCGTGCTCGGCGTCAACGGCGCCGGCAAATCGACCCTGCTGAAGATCATGGCGGGGATCGACAAGGAATACACCGGCGAGGCCTGGGTCGCCGACGGCGCCCGCGTCGGCTATCTCGAACAGGAACCGCAGCTCGATGCCGCGCTGAACGTGCGCGAGAACGTCATGCTCGGCGTCGCCAAGCAGAAGGCGATCCTCGATCGCTACAACGAGCTGGCGATGAACTACTCCGAGGAAACCGCCGACGAGATGACGGCGCTGCAGGACCAGATCGAGTCCGCCGGGCTGTGGGATCTCGACAGCCAGGTCGATCAGGCGATGGACGCGCTGCGCTGCCCGCCGGACGACGCCGACGTCACCAAGCTGTCGGGCGGCGAGCGCCGCCGCGTCGCGCTGTGCAAGCTGCTGCTCGACCGGCCCGAACTGCTGCTGCTGGACGAGCCGACCAACCATCTCGACGCCGAGAGCGTGTCGTGGCTCGAGAACCATCTGCGCAATTATCCGGGTGCGATCCTGATCGTCACCCATGATCGCTACTTCCTCGACAACGTCACGTCCTGGATCCTCGAACTCGACCGCGGCAAGGGCATTCCCTACGAGGGCAATTACTCGTCCTGGCTGGTGCAGAAGCAGAAGCGGCTGCTGCAGGAGGGGCGCGAGGACGCGGCCCATCAGAAGACGCTGGAGCGCGAGCAGGAGTGGATCGCCTCATCGCCCAAGGCTCGGCAGGCCAAGTCCAAGGCGCGCTACCAGCGCTACGATGAACTGCTCGCCAAGGCCAGCGAGAAGCAGACCCAGACCGCGCAGATCATCATCCCGGTGGCCGAGCGGCTCGGCAACAACGTCGTCGAGTTCGACCACCTGACCAAGGGCTTCGGCGACAAGTTGCTGATCGACGATCTGACCTTCAAGCTGCCGCCCGGCGGCATCGTCGGCGTGATCGGCCCGAACGGCGCCGGCAAGACCACATTGTTCCGGATGATCACCGGGCAGGAGAAGCCCGACGGCGGCACCATCACCGTCGGCGAGACCGTGCATCTCGGCTATGTCGATCAGTCGCGCGACAGCCTCGACGCCAAGAAGACGGTGTGGGAGGAGATTTCCGGCGGCAACGAGCAGATCCTGCTCGGCAAGAAGGAAGTCAATTCGCGCGGCTATTGCTCGTCGTTCAATTTCAAGGGCGGCGACCAGCAGAAGAAGGTCGGCTCACTGTCGGGCGGTGAGCGCAACCGCGTCCACCTCGCCAAGATGCTGAAGTCGGGCGCCAACGTGCTGCTGCTCGACGAACCGACCAACGACCTCGACGTCGACACGCTGCGCGCGCTCGAAGAGGCGCTGGAGGATTTCGCCGGCTGCGCCGTGATCATCAGCCATGACCGCTGGTTCCTCGACCGCATCGCCACGCATATCCTGGCGTTCGAGGACGACAGCCATGTCGAGTGGTTCGAGGGTAACTTCCAGGACTACGAGAAGGACAAGATGCGGCGGCTGGGGCAGGACGCCATCATCCCGCACCGCGCGAAGTACAAGAAGCTGACGCGTTGA
- a CDS encoding type II toxin-antitoxin system VapC family toxin, whose protein sequence is MTLVDTNVLIDILSMDQTWQLWSTKALRQQSQHGPLLINEIIYAELASRYASQSALDAVVENLDLDFEWLSKPALHIAGRVFSDYRRAGGVRTSILADFFIGAHASAAGIPILTRDTGRYHSYFPDVALITPD, encoded by the coding sequence GTGACGCTGGTCGACACCAATGTTCTGATCGATATTCTGTCGATGGATCAGACTTGGCAGCTGTGGTCGACTAAGGCGCTCCGACAGCAGTCTCAGCACGGCCCACTCTTGATCAACGAGATCATCTACGCTGAACTGGCGAGCCGATATGCGAGCCAGAGCGCGCTCGATGCCGTTGTCGAAAATCTGGACCTCGACTTCGAGTGGCTCTCCAAACCGGCTTTGCATATCGCCGGCCGGGTGTTCAGCGACTATCGCCGCGCCGGCGGCGTTCGAACCAGCATTCTGGCTGATTTCTTCATCGGCGCGCACGCGTCTGCCGCGGGAATTCCCATCCTGACGCGCGATACCGGCCGCTACCACAGCTACTTCCCGGACGTTGCTTTGATCACGCCGGACTGA
- a CDS encoding AbrB/MazE/SpoVT family DNA-binding domain-containing protein, giving the protein MSSTVTIKGQVTLPKKVRDTAGIKPGDKVEIRNTASGGIYIGKSGSEREYLTKLQSIAKRYPIRGNTDEIMRELRGDPADDYKK; this is encoded by the coding sequence ATGAGTTCGACCGTCACCATCAAGGGGCAAGTCACTCTGCCGAAAAAGGTGCGGGATACAGCCGGCATCAAACCCGGTGACAAGGTCGAAATCCGCAACACCGCGTCGGGCGGGATCTACATTGGAAAATCCGGCTCGGAGCGTGAGTACCTGACAAAACTGCAATCGATCGCGAAGCGCTATCCGATCCGCGGCAACACGGACGAGATTATGCGCGAATTGCGCGGCGATCCCGCGGACGACTACAAGAAGTGA
- the tam gene encoding trans-aconitate 2-methyltransferase produces MADWSAEQYLKFEDERTRPARELLAQIPVVAPGKVADLGCGPGNSTELLVERWPDASVIGVDTSADMLRQARERLPQQKFIEANVAHWAPPPGTEVLFANAVFQWVPDHLKHLKRLITGLDEGGVLAVQMPDNVDEPSHVMMREVAFQEPWRHQLSQAAELRDLLPKPGAYYDALRPLCSRLDIWHTVYNHVLDDAAAIVEWVKGTGLRPFIDPLDLHERKAYLAAYTARVAAAYPPQSDGKVLLRFPRIFIVAIK; encoded by the coding sequence ATGGCCGACTGGAGTGCCGAGCAATATCTGAAATTCGAGGACGAGCGCACCCGCCCGGCGCGTGAGTTGCTGGCGCAGATCCCTGTGGTCGCGCCCGGTAAGGTCGCCGATCTCGGTTGCGGGCCGGGCAATTCGACGGAGCTCCTGGTCGAGCGTTGGCCCGATGCGTCCGTGATCGGCGTGGATACCTCCGCCGACATGCTGCGCCAGGCCCGCGAGCGGCTGCCGCAGCAAAAGTTCATCGAGGCCAATGTGGCGCATTGGGCGCCGCCGCCGGGCACCGAGGTGCTGTTCGCCAACGCGGTGTTCCAGTGGGTGCCGGATCATCTGAAACACCTCAAGCGGCTGATCACGGGACTCGACGAAGGCGGCGTGCTCGCAGTCCAGATGCCCGACAATGTCGACGAGCCGTCGCACGTGATGATGCGCGAGGTCGCATTTCAGGAGCCGTGGCGGCACCAGCTCTCTCAGGCCGCCGAGCTTCGCGACCTGCTGCCGAAACCGGGCGCCTATTACGACGCCCTGCGGCCGCTGTGCAGCCGTCTGGATATCTGGCACACGGTCTACAACCACGTGCTCGACGACGCTGCGGCGATCGTTGAATGGGTCAAGGGCACCGGCCTGCGCCCGTTCATCGACCCGCTCGACCTGCACGAGCGCAAGGCGTATCTGGCCGCCTATACCGCGCGGGTCGCGGCCGCTTATCCGCCGCAGTCCGACGGCAAAGTTCTGTTACGCTTCCCGCGTATTTTCATCGTCGCGATCAAGTAA
- a CDS encoding TIGR00645 family protein, protein MSMTPETPLPPKGVGLRPIPMLIFGSRWLQLPLYVGLIVAQGIYVVLFLKELWHLFQHSFDFSEQQIMLAVLGLIDVVMISNLLVMVIVGGYETFVSRLNLQGHPDEPEWLSHVNASVLKIKLAMAIIGISSIHLLRTFIEAGTLGAPGRAGGYTETGVMWQTIIHTIFILSAIGIAVVDRISNQAIDEAKTHSGKH, encoded by the coding sequence ATGTCGATGACGCCCGAGACGCCGCTGCCGCCGAAAGGCGTGGGGCTGCGCCCGATTCCCATGCTGATCTTCGGCTCGCGCTGGTTGCAGCTGCCGCTCTATGTCGGGCTGATCGTCGCCCAGGGCATCTACGTCGTGCTGTTCCTCAAGGAGCTGTGGCATCTGTTTCAGCACTCGTTCGATTTCAGCGAGCAGCAGATCATGCTGGCGGTGCTGGGGCTGATCGACGTGGTGATGATCTCCAACCTGCTGGTGATGGTGATCGTGGGCGGCTACGAGACCTTCGTGTCGCGGCTCAACCTGCAGGGGCATCCCGACGAGCCGGAATGGCTCAGCCACGTCAATGCCAGCGTGCTGAAGATCAAGCTGGCGATGGCGATCATCGGCATCTCGTCGATCCATCTGCTGCGCACCTTCATCGAGGCGGGGACCCTCGGCGCGCCGGGTCGGGCCGGCGGCTACACCGAGACCGGTGTGATGTGGCAGACCATCATCCACACCATCTTCATCCTGTCGGCGATCGGCATCGCGGTGGTCGACCGGATATCGAACCAGGCGATCGACGAAGCGAAGACTCATTCCGGGAAACATTGA